A window from Kovacikia minuta CCNUW1 encodes these proteins:
- a CDS encoding aldo/keto reductase: MKLVRLLSGRLMPALGQGTWGMGEDRSQRQAEIAALRLGLDLGMTLIDTAEMYGDGGAEEVVGEAIAKRRDEVSLISKVYPHNATQRGVIEACDRSLRRLKTDYLDLYLLHWRGLVPLAETLTGFQWLKQAGKIRDYGVSNFDLDDMEEAISLPGGDGIIVNQVLYNLMQRGIEWDLLPWCQKRDIAIMAYSPIEHSPREAGGMLHNPQIKAIAARHGVTPTQVALAWLLHQEVIAIPKASNPAHVRENRAALDLTLTSADLAELDRTFPPPRHKMALAMR, encoded by the coding sequence ATGAAACTAGTGCGATTGCTATCGGGAAGATTGATGCCTGCGTTGGGACAGGGAACCTGGGGAATGGGAGAGGATCGTAGTCAGCGACAAGCAGAAATTGCAGCACTTCGTCTTGGACTCGATCTGGGAATGACGCTGATTGACACGGCAGAGATGTATGGGGATGGTGGTGCGGAAGAGGTGGTCGGTGAGGCGATCGCCAAACGCCGCGATGAAGTCTCCCTCATCAGTAAGGTCTATCCGCACAACGCCACCCAGCGGGGCGTGATCGAGGCGTGCGATCGCAGCCTGAGGCGGCTCAAGACCGATTACCTCGACCTCTACCTCCTCCACTGGCGTGGGTTAGTACCGCTGGCAGAGACGCTGACAGGATTTCAGTGGCTCAAACAAGCAGGGAAGATTCGGGATTATGGTGTTAGCAATTTCGATCTCGATGACATGGAGGAGGCTATTTCCTTGCCTGGTGGCGACGGGATTATCGTCAATCAGGTGCTGTACAACTTGATGCAGCGTGGCATTGAGTGGGATCTGCTGCCCTGGTGCCAGAAGCGCGACATTGCCATCATGGCGTACTCGCCGATCGAACACTCCCCGCGTGAAGCAGGGGGAATGTTGCATAATCCTCAGATCAAAGCGATCGCCGCACGTCACGGTGTTACGCCGACCCAAGTCGCTCTTGCATGGCTACTGCATCAGGAGGTAATCGCCATTCCCAAAGCCAGCAATCCAGCGCACGTTCGGGAGAATCGCGCGGCGTTGGATCTAACACTTACAAGTGCAGATTTGGCGGAACTCGATCGTACCTTTCCGCCACCTCGCCATAAGATGGCACTAGCAATGAGATAA
- a CDS encoding type 1 glutamine amidotransferase domain-containing protein yields MANENLKGLKVAILITDGFEQVEMTEPRKALDQAGAETHIVSPKGDRVRAWNFTDWGDEFPVDVALDQAQSQDFDALLLPGGVINPDSLRIQAKAIAFIKSFFDAGKPVASICHGPWTIIETGAARERRIAAWPSLKTDLRNAGAEWVDQEVVVDGNLVTSRMPDDIPAFNREMIGLFSHAGQAQPV; encoded by the coding sequence ATGGCGAATGAGAATCTCAAAGGACTGAAAGTCGCAATCCTAATTACGGATGGTTTCGAGCAGGTCGAGATGACCGAGCCACGGAAGGCTCTCGATCAGGCTGGTGCTGAAACTCACATCGTGTCGCCCAAGGGTGATCGGGTTCGCGCCTGGAACTTCACAGACTGGGGGGACGAGTTCCCGGTCGATGTGGCTCTTGACCAGGCACAATCTCAGGACTTCGACGCATTGCTACTACCGGGTGGTGTGATCAATCCCGATTCACTCCGAATCCAGGCGAAGGCGATCGCATTTATCAAATCCTTCTTCGACGCTGGCAAACCAGTGGCATCCATCTGCCACGGACCCTGGACGATCATTGAGACTGGTGCTGCACGCGAGCGGCGGATCGCTGCGTGGCCCTCGCTCAAGACGGATCTGCGGAATGCAGGCGCGGAGTGGGTGGATCAGGAGGTCGTGGTGGACGGCAACCTTGTAACGAGTCGTATGCCCGACGACATTCCAGCGTTCAACCGGGAAATGATTGGGCTGTTCAGCCACGCGGGACAGGCGCAGCCAGTATAG
- a CDS encoding GlcG/HbpS family heme-binding protein, translating into MKKTSPRPRVSLSPCPPYLPSPSPPLLPPPNTPGETIMTSQMTLQQQSVSLDDARRVIAAGEERARAIGQPMNIAVVDAGGNLVAHIRMDGAWLGSIDISINKAFTARAFNLATKALAENAQPGEQFFGIHASNAGRVMIFAGGIPLQRGGQIVGAVGVSGGSGEQDQTVAEAAAAAF; encoded by the coding sequence TTGAAAAAGACCTCTCCCCGTCCCCGCGTCTCCCTCTCTCCGTGTCCTCCTTATCTTCCCTCTCCCTCCCCTCCCCTGCTTCCCCCACCAAATACACCAGGAGAAACCATTATGACCTCCCAGATGACCCTCCAGCAACAGTCCGTATCTCTAGACGATGCCCGACGAGTGATCGCCGCTGGAGAAGAGAGAGCCAGAGCGATCGGACAACCAATGAACATCGCCGTCGTTGATGCAGGCGGCAATCTCGTCGCCCACATCCGCATGGACGGTGCGTGGCTCGGCAGCATCGACATCTCGATCAACAAAGCATTCACCGCCCGCGCGTTTAACCTTGCCACCAAAGCGTTGGCAGAGAATGCTCAGCCTGGAGAACAATTTTTCGGCATCCATGCCTCCAATGCAGGACGAGTGATGATCTTCGCAGGCGGCATCCCACTACAGCGCGGCGGTCAAATCGTCGGTGCAGTCGGCGTTAGCGGCGGTAGTGGCGAACAGGATCAGACCGTTGCTGAGGCTGCTGCCGCTGCATTCTAA
- a CDS encoding UBP-type zinc finger domain-containing protein encodes MVIQCTHLNQIRKVTPSTRGCRECLMLGDPWVHLRVCLTCGHVGCCDESKNKHATRHFLATHHPIVQSFEPGEDWMWCYVDEVFMD; translated from the coding sequence ATGGTAATACAATGCACACATCTCAATCAAATTCGGAAAGTGACACCCAGCACAAGAGGGTGTAGAGAGTGTCTGATGCTGGGAGACCCTTGGGTACACCTGCGTGTGTGCTTAACCTGTGGTCATGTTGGTTGCTGCGATGAATCTAAGAACAAACATGCCACACGGCATTTTCTTGCGACGCATCATCCCATCGTGCAGTCGTTTGAACCAGGGGAGGATTGGATGTGGTGCTATGTCGATGAGGTGTTCATGGACTAA
- a CDS encoding type 1 glutamine amidotransferase domain-containing protein, with the protein MKILMVLTSHNTLGNTGRKTGFWLEEFAAPYYVFKDAGAEITLASPKGGQPPLDPKSDAPDAQTEATLRFKQDIDAQTVLANTLTLSSVSADDYDAVFYPGGHGPLWDLAEDANSIALINAFYAAGKPVAAVCHAPGALRHTKAADGSPLVQDKSVTGFANTEEAAVELTHVVPFLVEDELKKNGGKYSKTNDWQPYAVSDGNLITGQNPASSEPAAKLLLQQLSTATFAPRAIS; encoded by the coding sequence ATGAAAATATTGATGGTTTTGACTTCCCATAACACACTCGGCAACACGGGTAGAAAAACCGGGTTTTGGTTAGAGGAGTTTGCTGCCCCTTACTACGTCTTCAAAGACGCAGGCGCAGAAATTACTCTGGCATCTCCCAAAGGTGGACAACCACCACTCGACCCCAAAAGCGATGCTCCAGATGCCCAAACTGAAGCGACCCTCCGCTTCAAACAGGATATCGATGCTCAAACCGTTTTAGCCAATACCCTAACGCTATCGAGTGTCTCTGCCGACGATTATGATGCGGTGTTCTATCCCGGTGGTCATGGTCCATTGTGGGATCTGGCTGAGGATGCCAATTCGATCGCGTTAATTAATGCTTTCTATGCCGCTGGCAAGCCCGTAGCTGCCGTGTGTCATGCTCCCGGTGCATTGCGCCATACCAAAGCTGCCGATGGCTCTCCTCTCGTGCAAGACAAGTCCGTGACGGGCTTTGCCAATACAGAAGAAGCAGCGGTTGAGCTGACCCATGTCGTGCCGTTCCTGGTGGAAGACGAATTGAAAAAGAATGGCGGCAAGTATTCCAAGACCAATGACTGGCAGCCCTATGCAGTGAGTGATGGCAATTTGATTACCGGACAGAATCCCGCGTCGTCCGAACCCGCAGCAAAACTACTGTTGCAACAACTGAGTACAGCCACATTCGCTCCAAGAGCCATATCATGA
- a CDS encoding zinc-dependent alcohol dehydrogenase family protein, with protein MTRVVRFHQIGGPEVLQIEDLEVGAPGPDEIRIRVEAIGLNRAEAMFRSGTYLEEPHLPARLGYEASGIVEALGSNVQGFEIGEAVSVIPAFSMNQYGVYAEQAIVPAAAVLKRPAGLSAVEAAAVWMQYLTAYGALIEIGRLSSGDAVVITAASSSVGLAAIQIANSVGALAIATTRTSTKAEALQKAGAAHVIVTQEQDLVAAVMQITDGKGARIVFDPVAGPGIETLAQAMSRQGILFIYGNLSGQATPFPSGASMLKSLSLRGYVLFELTSDPQRLALAQAFIRRGIEAGTLKPIIAKTFTLNQMIEAHRYLESNQQFGKIVVTVSQ; from the coding sequence ATGACACGGGTTGTTCGTTTCCATCAGATCGGAGGTCCTGAAGTCCTCCAAATCGAAGATCTCGAAGTCGGTGCGCCCGGCCCTGACGAGATCCGCATCCGCGTCGAGGCGATCGGTCTCAACCGAGCAGAAGCGATGTTTCGATCGGGAACCTACCTGGAAGAACCGCATCTGCCTGCTCGTCTCGGCTATGAAGCCTCCGGTATTGTTGAGGCGTTGGGCAGCAATGTACAGGGCTTTGAGATCGGCGAAGCTGTCAGCGTGATTCCGGCTTTTTCCATGAACCAGTATGGGGTTTATGCCGAGCAAGCGATCGTGCCCGCTGCGGCAGTGCTGAAGCGTCCCGCAGGACTCAGCGCGGTCGAGGCAGCGGCAGTCTGGATGCAATATCTCACGGCCTATGGTGCGCTGATTGAGATTGGTCGGTTGTCTAGCGGGGATGCCGTGGTGATTACGGCAGCATCGAGCAGTGTCGGTCTGGCGGCGATCCAGATTGCTAACAGTGTGGGTGCCCTTGCGATCGCGACCACTCGCACAAGCACGAAAGCAGAAGCACTACAGAAAGCCGGAGCCGCCCATGTCATCGTCACCCAGGAGCAGGATCTTGTCGCGGCGGTCATGCAGATCACTGATGGAAAGGGAGCACGCATTGTCTTCGACCCCGTTGCGGGACCTGGAATCGAAACGCTGGCGCAGGCCATGAGCCGTCAAGGCATCCTCTTCATCTACGGCAACCTCAGCGGTCAGGCAACTCCGTTTCCATCGGGTGCGTCGATGTTAAAGAGTCTGAGCCTGCGCGGCTACGTGCTGTTTGAGCTGACCAGCGACCCGCAACGACTGGCACTGGCACAAGCCTTCATCAGGCGAGGCATTGAAGCCGGAACGCTGAAGCCGATCATTGCAAAGACCTTCACCCTCAACCAGATGATTGAGGCGCACCGCTATCTAGAATCGAACCAGCAGTTCGGCAAGATCGTCGTCACGGTATCTCAGTAG
- a CDS encoding TrkA C-terminal domain-containing protein produces the protein MSLLLAVTLSLLIMRIAAEALILTGLSRQTAEFQAHSAITGSGFTTSESEQVVTHPVRRRILMWLMLLANAGLITVISSLVLTFISAAKLSDWLPRLVLLVLGITILWIVAINRWIKHFLSHWMQWALRRWTRLDVRDYASLLHLSDGYAVMELQVDAGDWIANRPLRETNLRQEGIIVLGILRPDGAYLGAPRGATFIRPNDVVLLYGRLDAFSELDSRQAGSTGEQAHQDAIADHQQLLLERDRQDAAK, from the coding sequence GTGTCACTTCTACTTGCCGTTACCCTGTCGTTGTTAATCATGCGTATTGCTGCCGAAGCCCTGATTCTGACTGGGCTATCTCGTCAGACGGCTGAATTTCAAGCACATTCAGCGATTACGGGTTCGGGCTTTACCACCAGCGAATCAGAACAGGTGGTTACCCATCCCGTGCGGCGACGTATCCTCATGTGGTTGATGTTGCTGGCGAATGCCGGATTGATTACGGTGATTTCCTCCTTAGTCCTTACATTCATCAGCGCAGCTAAGCTCAGCGATTGGCTGCCTCGTCTCGTGCTGCTGGTGCTAGGAATAACAATTCTTTGGATCGTAGCAATTAACCGTTGGATCAAGCATTTCCTCTCCCATTGGATGCAATGGGCGTTGCGCCGCTGGACTCGCCTGGATGTGCGAGATTATGCCAGCCTGCTGCACCTATCGGATGGCTATGCGGTGATGGAACTGCAAGTGGATGCAGGAGATTGGATTGCTAACAGACCGCTGCGGGAAACCAACCTCCGTCAAGAGGGGATTATAGTGTTGGGGATTCTCCGCCCTGATGGAGCATACCTTGGCGCACCTAGAGGAGCAACCTTTATCCGTCCCAACGATGTGGTGCTCTTGTATGGTCGCCTGGATGCTTTCAGTGAGTTGGATTCGCGTCAGGCGGGGAGTACAGGTGAACAGGCTCACCAGGATGCGATCGCCGATCATCAACAACTCCTTTTAGAACGCGATCGCCAAGATGCAGCCAAGTAA